The DNA region GCTCCGAGGTCGCCTGGACCCCGGAGTTCGCGGACCTCGGCTACCTCGCTCCGCTGGACGGCACCTCGGCGCTGAAGGACGAGGACGACTTCCTCGAGCAGGCCGCCGCGTCGACCGAGTACAACGGCAAGACGTACGCGGTTCCGCAGGTCATCGACTCCATGGGCATCTTCTACAACAAGAAGATCTTCGCGGACGCCGGTGTCGAGGTCCCCAAGAACATCGGCGACCTGAAGACCGTCTCCAAGACGATCAAGGAGAAGACCGGCAAGACCGGTCTCTACCTGCGCGGCGACGACGCCTACTGGTTCCTCTCCTTCCTCTACGGCGAGGGCGGCGACCTGGTCGACGCCTCGTCCAAGACCGTCACGGTGGACGAGCCCGAGGGCGTCAAGGCCTTCAAGACCGTCAAGGAGCTCGTCGACTCCGGTGCGGCGAAGACCGATGCCACCGACGGCTGGGAGAACATGCAGTCGTCGTTCAAGGACGGCAAGGTCGCGATGATGATCAACGGCCCGTGGGCCGTCGCCGACACCCTGACCGGCAAGGAGTTCACCGACAAGGCGAACCTGGGCATCTCCCCGGTGCCGGCCGGTTCCGCCGGGCAGGGCGCCCCGCAGGGCGGCCACAACCTCGCCGTGTACGCGGGTTCCAAGAACCTCGAGGCCTCGTACGCCTTCGTCGAGTACATGACCTCGGTGGAGACCCAGGCGCAGACCGCCGGTGAGCTGAACCTGCTCCCGACCCGCACCTCGGCGTACTCCAAGCAGGAGGCCGCGGACAGCGAGATCGTCCAGTTCTTCAAGCCCGTCGTCGAGACCGCCGTCGAGCGTCCCTGGATCCCGGAGACCGGCAGCCTCTTCGCGCCGCTCGTCACCGAGTACACCAAGGTCCTCACCGGCCAGACCACGCCGGAGAAGGCCGCTTCGACGACCGGCGACTCCTACCGCAAGCTCCTCGAGGGCTGGAAGTAACCCAGGAAGGCAGGCCGGCTGATGGCTGTCCACACCAGCCAGTCGGTGGCGAAGGCCGCGGGCGACGACGTCGCCCGCGGCCGGAGCCGCGGTACTGGTAACCCCCCGCCCCCGAGCAGGCTCCGGCGGGCCATGTCGGTCCACTGGTACGCCTGGGTCATGGTCGCCCCGGTCGTGATCGTGATCGGCGTGATCATCGGCTATCCGCTGGTCCGCGGCGTCTACCTGTCGCTGACCAACGCCAATGAGCGCAACGTCGCACGGTCCATCGGTGTCAACGAACTGCCCGCCACCTACGAGTTCGTGGGCGTCGACAACTACGTCGACGCGCTGACGGGTACCCAGTTCCTCGGCACGCTCGGCTGGACCCTGGTGTGGACGGTCTCCTGCGTGGGCATCACGTTCTGCCTGGGCATGGGCCTCGCCAACATCCTCAACCGCCGTATCGCCGGACGCTCCGCCTACCGCATGGCCCTGATCCTGCCCTGGGCCATCCCCGGTTTCGTCTCGGTCTTCGCCTGGCGCTTCCTCTACAACGAGGACCGCGGACTGCTCAACAAGGTCCTCGGTGGCGCCGGCATCGACGGCATACCGTGGCTGAACGACCCGACGTGGGCCAAGTTCTCGGTCATCGCCGTCAACGTCTGGCTCGGCGTGCCGTTCATGATGGTCGCCCTGCTCGGCGGGCTGCAGTCGATCCCCTCGGAGCAGTACGAGGCCGCCGAGATGGACGGCGCCACCGCCTGGCAGCGCTTCCGCCACATCACGCTTCCCGGACTGCGCCCGGTGTCCACCACGGTGATCCTGCTCTCCACCATCTGGACCTTCAACATGTTCCCGGTGATCTTCCTGCTGACCCGCGGCGGACCCGGCGAGGCCACCCAGATCCTGGTCACCCAGGCGTACAAATTCTCCTTCGAGATCAGCCCGCGCGACTTCGCGCAGTCCTCCACCTGGGGCGTGCTGATCCTCGTACTCCTGATGCTCTTCGCCATGGTGTACCGGCGAGTGCTCCGCACGCAGGGAGACAACTGGTGACCACCGCAACGGCAACCACCCCCCGCCACGGCACACGCAAGCCCCGGCTGCGCGGCGACCGTTCCCCGGCCGCCTCCGTGGCCCTGCACCTCACCCTGATCATCGCCTCGGTGATCGCGGTCTTCCCGGTGCTGTGGGTCCTGCTGACCTCGCTGAAGCCTGCCAAGTTCGCCACGACGACGGACTTCTTCAAAGAGACGACGTTCGAGAACTACACGAACCTGATCAGGGACACCGAGTTCCTGAGCTGGTTCGGCAATTCCGTGATCGTCGCGGGACTCTCCACCGTCATCGGCGTCTTCGTCTCCGCCACCACCGGCTACGCCGTCAGCCGCTTCCGCTTCCCCGGCAAGCGCGGGCTGATGTGGACGCTGCTGATCACCCAGATGTTCCCGGTCGCCGTCCTCATCGTGCCGATCTACAACATCATGTCGAGCATCGGCCTGCTCAACCAGCCGGCCGGCCTCGTCATCACCTACCTCACCATCTCCGTGCCGTTCTGCGCCTGGATGATGAAGGGCTTCTTCGACACGATCCCGCAGGAGATCGACGAGTCGGGACAGGTCGACGGGCTCACCCCCTTCGGCACGTTCTGGCGGCTCATCCTGCCGCTCGCCAAGCCCGGTCTCGCCGTCACCGCCTTCTACTCCTTCATCACCGCATGGGGCGAGGTGGCGTACGCCTCCGCCTTCATGGTCGGTGACGAGAACCTCACGCTCGCCGGCGGACTGCAGAAGTTCGTCAACCAGTACGGAGCCCAGTGGGGCCCGATGACCGCGGCGTCCGTGCTGATCGCGATCCCGGCCGCCCTGGTCTTCCTCTTCGCGCAGAAGCACCTGGTCACCGGCATGTCCGCCGGAGCCGTGAAGGGCTGACGCGCCCAGGCCCGTACGACCGAACGCACCCGTCACGGCGGCGCCGGACCCCCGACCCGGTCCCGGCGCCGCTCCCCACCCAGACACCCCAGGGACGACATGACCCAGCACCTCGCTGCCCCCTCCACCGGCACGTCCGACGACGCCCCGGGACACCGCACCGGCTGGTGGCAGGACGCGGTGATCTACCAGGTCTATCCGCGCAGCTTCGCCGACGGCAACGGCGACGGCATGGGCGATCTCGCGGGCATCACCGCGCGGCTCCCCTACCTCAGGGACCTCGGTGTCGACGCCGTCTGGCTCAGCCCCTTCTACGCCTCGCCCCAGGCCGACGCCGGTTACGACGTCGCCGACTACCGGGCCATCGACCCCATGTTCGGCACGCTGCTCGACGCCGACGAGCTGATCCGCGAGGCCCACGACCTGGGCCTGCGCATCATCGTCGACCTGGTGCCCAACCACTCATCCGACCAGCACGAGTGGTTCAAGCGCGCCCTCGCCGAAGGCCCGGGAAGCCCCCTGCGCGAGCGTTACCACTTCCGCCCCGGCAAGGGCGCCGACGGCGGACTCCCGCCCAACGACTGGGAGTCCATCTTCGGCGGGCCCGCCTGGACGCGGACCACCGACCCGGACGGCACGCCCGGCGAGTGGTACCTGCACCTCTTCGCGCCGGAGCAGCCCGACTTCAACTGGGAGCACCCGGCCGTCGCCGACGAGTTCCGCTCGATCCTGCGCTTCTGGCTCGACATGGGCGTCGACGGCTTCCGCGTCGACGTCGCCCACGGCCTCGTCAAGGCCGAGGGACTGCCCGACCTGGGCGCGCACGACCAGCTGAAACTGCTGGGCAACGATGTCATGCCGTTCTTCGACCAGGACGGTGTGCACGAGATCTACCGCAGTTGGCGCATCATCCTCGACGAGTACCCCGGCGAGCGCATCGCCGTCGCCGAGGCGTGGACCCCCACCGTCGAGCGCACCGCCAACTACGTGCGTCCCGACGAGATGCACCAGGCCTTCAACTTCCAGTACCTCTCCACCGCGTGGAACGCCGACGAGCTCCGTACGGTCATCGACACCTCGCTCGCCGCGATGCGTCCGGTGGGCGCCCCCGCCACCTGGGTGCTCTCCAACCACGACGTCACCCGGCACGCCACCCGGTTCGCCAACCCGCCGGGTCTGGGAACCCAGATCCGTACCGCGGGCGACCGCGAGCTCGGGCTGCGAAGGGCCCGCGCGGCGACCCTGCTGATGCTGGCACTGCCGGGCTCCGCCTACGTGTACCAGGGCGAGGAGCTCGGCCTGCCGGACGTCACCGACCTGCCCGACGAGGCCCGACAGGACCCGTCGTTCTTCCGCGCCGAGGGCCAGGACGGCTTCCGCGACGGTTGCCGGGTGCCGATCCCGTGGACCCGCGGAGGCAGCTCGTACGGCTTCGGTGACGGCGGCAGCTGGCTGCCGCAGCCCGCCGGCTGGGGCGAGCTCTCCGTCGAGGCGCAGACCGGCCGGGAGGGCTCCACCCTGGAGCTGTACCGCGCCGCGATCGCCCTGCGCCGCGAGCACCCGGGGCTCGGCGCCGGTACGGACGTGGAGTGGCTGGCCGCCCCCGAGGGCGTGCTCGCCCTCGGCCGTCCGGGCTTCGTCTGCACCGTCAACACGACCGGCGCTCCGGTCCGGATGGCCGTCCCCGGCACCCTGCTGCTCGCCGGGGCCCCGGTGACCGTCGAAGGCGACACGTTCGAACTGCCCGCCGACACCACGGTGTGGTGGACGGTGTGACCGTCCCCGCCCCCAGGACCGGGCCGGCGCTGCGGCTCTCCGACATCGCCGGTCAGGCCGCGGTCAGCGAGGCCACCGTCAGCCGGGTGCTGAACGGGAAGCCGGGCGTCGCGGACACCACGCGTCAGCGGGTGCTCGCGGCGCTCGACATCCTCGGCTACGAGCGTCCCGTACGGCTGCGGCAGCGCAGCGCCGGGCTGATCGGGCTGGTGACGCCGGAGCTCACCAACCCGATCTTCCCGGCGTTCGCGCAGTCGGTGGAGCAGGTGCTCGCCGGGCACGGCTACACACCCGTGCTCTGCACCCAGCTGCCCGGCGGCGCCACCGAGGACGAGCTCGTCGAACAGCTCGTCGAGCGCGGTGTCGGCGGGATCGTCTTCCTGTCCGGGCTGCACGCCGACACCTCTGCGGACCCGGCACGCTACGCCGCGCTCAGCGACCGTGGGGTCCCCTTCGTCCTGATCAACGGGTACAACGAGCGCATCAGCGCCCCGTTCGTCTCACCGGACGACACGGCAGCCGTCCGTATGGCCGTCGGGCACCTCGCCGAGCTCGGCCACCGGCGGATCGGCCTGGCGATCGGGCCGCAGCGCTACGTGCCCTCCCGGCGCAAGCGCGAGGGGTTCGTCGAGGCGGCCGTGTCCGTCCTCGGCATGTCCCGCGAGGAGGCCGAACTCATGGTGTGCTCCACGCTGTTCGGCGTGGAGGGCGGCCAGGTCGCGGCGGGCGCCCTGCTCGACCGTGGCTGCACAGGCATCGTCTGCGGCAGCGACCTGATGGCGCTCGGCGTCGTCCGGACGGCCCGGGGGAGGGGGCTGGACGTGCCCCGGGACGTCTCCGTGGTGGGCTTCGACGACTCCCAGCTCATCGCCTTCACCGACCCGCCGCTGACCACGGTGCGCCAGCCGGTGCAGGCGATGGCCTCGGCGGCCGTGGGGGCGCTGCTGGAGGAGATCGGCGGAAGCCCGGTGCAGCGTACGGAGTACGTGTTCCAGCCGGAGCTGGTGGTACGCGGGTCCACGGCGGCGGCGCGCGGCGCCTGAGGCGGTGCGGCAGCGGGTAGCGAGGGGCCGGGTCCGGAGGGGGGACCCGGCCTTTCGCGTGCCCGGCCCCGTCGGCGCCCGCGGCGAGCAGCTGTAACGGGACGGTCAGCTCTCGGAGGCGTACGTCACGAAGGCTTCCCAGGCGGTCGTGGTGAACCCGAGGCGCGGTCCGGGCAGATCCTTGGAGTCCCGCACATGCACCGCTCCGAGCGCGGTCGCCACTTCGACGCAGTCATTGCCGTCACCGCTGCTGCTGTAGCTGCTCCTGAGCCACTCGAGCTCGGTGGCTCCCTTGGCAGAGGGCTTGTGAATCATGTTTCTCCAAGCAGTTGCTCAATGAAGGCCAGCGACTCACGTGGCGTAAGAGCCTGCGCCCGGATCATGCCATAGCGCAGTCCGAGGATCCTCAGTTGCTTCGGGTCGGAGACCGGACGGCCGTTGAACGCGCCTTCGGATCGCCCCACCGCACTGCCGTCGGCAAACCTCAGAACCTCGATCAGCCCACCCGTCCCGGGATGCTCCTCGCGACACGTCGGCATCACCTGGAGTGCCACGTTCGGCAACCGCCCTACCTCCAGCAGATGTTCGAGTTGGCGGCGCAGAACCATTGTGCCTCCGACCGGGCGGCGGAGTGTCACCTCTTCCTGGACAAAACTCAGTGACGGGAGTGGGACCCGGTCGAGCATGGATCGTCGGGCCGAGCGAGCAGCCACCACCCGGTCCATCTCGTCCTGCGTGTAGGCCGGTAGCCACGAGGCGAACAGCGCCCTCATGTGCTCCTCGGTCTGCAACAGGCCGTTGATGTTGTGGTGGTGATACGCCTCCAGTTCGACGGCTTTGGCTTCCAGCTTCGCGAGGTCCCGCACCTTCTTCGGGTAACGCGCCTCCTCCAACTCCCGCTTCAGGATCGCGAGTTTCCCGCCCGCCCCCAGCACCTCGTCCGCCCTGTCCAGGAACTCCGGCCGGGGGATGCGCCTGCCGCCCTCCACCTTGTAGACCAGGTCCTCGCCGTAACCGATCGCGGCCCCGAACTCACCGGCACGCATGCCTGCCGCTTCCCGCCAGGCCTTGATCTGCCGGCCCACCGTGGCGACCATCGCGACCCCCGACTCGTCGTCCGGATCGACGTCCCAGCCGTGATCGTCCGCTCCGTGGTCCCCGCGATCCGTACCAGCCTCGTCCACGCTCATCCGTGCCCCACTTCCGACGCGCCTGCCGTTCCTGCCCAACCTCTGTCGTTCCCGGCGAGTCACCCCGGACAGCCGGGACAGCACCGGACAGGAGCGGGACAATCACCGTACGTAACGTCTCTGTCGCTTCCCACGCTACGCAGGCGGGACCACGCTGAGTGACGTGACCCAAGAAACCACCCGAACCGAACATTCCACTCCCACTCGGCGGTTCACCGTGCTGCTCTCTCCCACCCGCCGGGGTGCCAGGCTCGCCCGTCTGCTCGCCACGGCGCATCTGGGCGACTGGGGCCTGCCCACGGAGGCGGCCGCGCACATCGTGGGCGAACTGGCCACGAACGCCGTCGTTCACGGCCGCGTACCGGGCCGCGACTTCCGTGTGCACCTCTCGGTCCACCACGACGCGCTCCTCCGCATCGAGGTCACCGACACCCGGGGTGAGCGGCTGCCTCCCGTGCCCGGCGCCGCCCCGGCCGCCGACGCGGAAACGGGGCGGGGCCTGCTGATCGTCGGGGCACTCGCGGACCGCTGGGGCGTCGACGTCGGGCCGGTGCCGCGCAAGACGGTCTGGGCCGAGATCGACCTCGTACGGTGACCCCTGCCACCGGGTCGCGGGAGCCCGCGACCCGGTGCGCCGGGACGTGGTGGCCCACCACGCTGTGCGCCTGTGCTGTGGCCGGTGGTCCGGCGTCTCCGTCAGTGACGTGCTCGTCAGCCGCGCGGCCCGGAGGCCGAGAGCGCGGCGGCCGTCTCGCGCGCGAACGCTTCCGGGTTGTCCAGCATGATGTTGTGCCCGCAGTCCGGGACCGGGACCACGCGCACACCGGCTTCGGTGAGCGAACCGTGGTCGGCGGGCGCGCCGTCGGCCTGCGGGAACAGGTACGTTCGCGGGATCTGAAGCTCCAGCAGCAGCTCACGCATGGTCGGAGTGGTCCCGCGGGTGAGGTGCACGGCGCTGCGGTGGAGAGCCTCCAGGCCGGTCAGGCGCATCGTGGACCACCAGTGGGGCCCCGCCAGGTCACGGATCTGCCGCCAGTCGCCCGCCAGGAAGTCGGCCTCGGAGAGGGCGGCGATCCCGCCGCTCCCCGGGGCGCCGGGTACCGGCGTCGAAGGATCGAGATTCGCGTCCACCAGCACCAGGCGTGACACCAGGCGTGGGTGACGAGCGGCCAGGACGACGGCCACGGACCCGCCCATGCTGTGCGCCACCAACTCCGCGCCGGTGACGCCCGCGTGCGTCAGAGCGGTGGCCAGTGCATCGGCGTGTGCTTCGAGGCGGTAGTCGAAGTCCGTCGGGCGGTCGCTGATGCCGTGCCCCAGCAGGTCGACGAGCAGGGACCTGCGGCCCGTGAGCAGCGGATGGGCGGCGGCCTGTGCGAAGTAGGCGGGGGAAGTTGAGCCGAGGCCGTGTACATAGACCCGGGCCGGTCCCTGCCCGGGCAGCTCCACCCAGCGGATCCGGTCCCCTCCGGGGGTCACAACGGCGTCGCGCACTCTTCGCTCCTCCTGGCTCATCGCTGATCGGCAAGAGCGTAGCCCGTGAGCCGGGGCGGTCTCCTGGGGGCTCAGGACGGGGCGGCGGTGGCCCGGTGGTGGCGCGGCATCAGCCCAGGCCGGTCGCGACCACCAGGCCCGCGACGGCCCGGGCTGCGCCCTTCACGACAGGTGTGCGCCGGCGGTGGTCCGCGGTGCAGGCGGTCTCGGTGTCCTCCGCGAGCCGTAATCGAGGGAGAGGAGCAGGACGAAAGGCGATGGCTGTGCGTACGAACACCCGCTCGCGGGTGCGCAGTGGTCGTCCGGTGCTCATGGGACGCATCCAGCGGGCCGACGCACGGGAGAGGTCCGGAAGTCGGCCCGGGATGGGCCGGCGGGGAAGCGACGTCCGGACCTCTCCGCGCAGTGACCGGCCCGGCCGGCCGGGCGCGTGGGACCCGGCGTGCCGGCCCCCCGGCCGGCCGGGCCGGAGTCGGGATGAACTTAACAGTCCCGCAATAAATTGCGTAAGTCCTTGCAGGAAGAAATCTCCGAGATTTCGGCGAGATGAGCGGGGTGTGTTCGCGTCGTGTCCAGGGGGTTGACCAGGGCAGGCCGGACTCGTACGGTCTGCTGCACCCCAGGTTTTGCATTCTTGCTGCAAGAACCTTCAGGAGCCTTGACGGCACGGCGCGTTGCCCGGTGAGGCTGCTCCGCCATCCCCCGCACTTCCCCCACCGCAGGAGGAACGTCATGGCACGCAGACCACTGTCTGCCTCGCTCGCCCTGGTCACCGGCGCCGCCGTCCTGGTCATCCCCACCGGACTCGGCGGCGCCGGCACGGCCCAGGCCGCGCCGCCCGGTGAGAAGGACGTCACCGCGGTGATGTTCGAGTGGAAATTCGCCTCCGTCGCCAAGGCCTGTACCGAAAGCCTCGGCCCGGCCGGTTACGGCTTCGTCCAGGTCTCACCGCCCCAGGAGCACATCCAGGGCAGCCAGTGGTGGACCTCGTACCAGCCCGTCAGCTACAGGATCGCCGGCCGGCTCGGTGACCGTACGGCCTTCGCGAACATGGTCAGCACGTGCCATGCCGCGGGCGTCAAGGTCATCGCCGACTCGGTGATCAACCACATGTCGGCCGGTTCGGGCACCGGCACGGGCGGCTCCTCGTACACCAAGTACGACTACCCGGGCACCTACTCCGCCGGCGACATGAACGACTGCCAGTCGCAGATCACCAACTACGGCGACCGGGCCAACGTCCAGAACTGCGAGCTGGTCGGCCTCGCCGACCTGGACACCGGCGAGGAGTACGTACGCGGCAGGATCGCCGGCTATCTCAACGACCTGCTCTCCCTGGGCGTCGACGGCTTCCGCATCGACGGCGCCAAGCACATACCGGCCACCGACCTCGCGAACATCAAGTCCCGGCTCAGCAACCCGGGCGTCTACTGGAAGCACGAGGCGATCTACGGTGCGGGCGAAGCCGTCTCGCCCTCCGAATACCTCGGCAGCGGTGACGTCCAGGAGTTCCGTTACGGCCGCAGCCTCAAGCAGGTCTTCAAGAACGAGAACCTCGCCGGCCTGAAGAACTTCGGCGAGGGCTGGGGCTTCATGGAGTCGGGCAGATCGGCGGTCTTCGTCGACAACCACGACACCGAGCGCGGCGGAGACACCCTGAACTACAAGGACGGCGCCGACTACACCCTGGCGAGCGTCTTCATGCTGGCCTACCCGTACGGCTCCCCGGACGTCCACTCCGGCTACGAGTGGTCCGACAAGGACGCGGGCCCGCCCAACGGCGGTCAGGTCAACGCCTGCTACAGCGACGGCTGGAAGTGCCAGCACGCCTGGACCGAGATCGCCTCCATGGTCGGCTTCCGCAACGCCACCCGCGGCCAGGCCGTCTCGAACTGGTGGGACAACGGCGGCGACCAGATCGCCTTCGGCCGGGGCACCAAGGGCTATGTCGCGATCAACCACGAAGGGTCCCCGCTGACCCGCACGTTCCAGAGCTCCCTGCCCGCCGGTGACTACTGCGACGTCCAGTCCGGCAAGGGCGTCACCGTCAACGGCTCGGGGCAGTTCACCGCCACCCTCGGCGCGAACACGGCCCTCGCCCTGCACGCCGGGGCCCGCACCTGCGCCGGAGGCGGTGGCACGACCCCGGACCCGAACCCCGGGACGGGGCAGTCCGGCGCCTCCTTCGGCGTCAACGCCACCACCGTCCCCGGCCAGAACATCTACGTCACCGGCGACCAGGCCGCGCTCGGCAACTGGCACCCCGGCAGCGCCCTGAAGCTCGACCCGGCGACGTACCCCGTCTGGAAGCTCGACGTCGGCCTGCCCGCCGGGACGACGTTCGCCTACAAGTACGTCCGCAAGGACGCGAGCGGCAACGTCACCTGGGAGAGCGGCGCCAACCGCACCGCCACCGTGCCGGCCTCCGGCAAGGCCACGCTGACCTCCGACGTCTGGCGCGGCTGACCCGTACGTCCGGCGGGCCGGGGACGCG from Streptomyces sp. B1I3 includes:
- a CDS encoding extracellular solute-binding protein — translated: MRRGITATALVAALALAATACGSDDESGGSKSSGELSGTVTWWDTSTVGSEDKVFKKIAEGFEKKHPKVDVKYVNVPFGEAQNKFKNAAQAGAGAPDVIRSEVAWTPEFADLGYLAPLDGTSALKDEDDFLEQAAASTEYNGKTYAVPQVIDSMGIFYNKKIFADAGVEVPKNIGDLKTVSKTIKEKTGKTGLYLRGDDAYWFLSFLYGEGGDLVDASSKTVTVDEPEGVKAFKTVKELVDSGAAKTDATDGWENMQSSFKDGKVAMMINGPWAVADTLTGKEFTDKANLGISPVPAGSAGQGAPQGGHNLAVYAGSKNLEASYAFVEYMTSVETQAQTAGELNLLPTRTSAYSKQEAADSEIVQFFKPVVETAVERPWIPETGSLFAPLVTEYTKVLTGQTTPEKAASTTGDSYRKLLEGWK
- a CDS encoding carbohydrate ABC transporter permease translates to MAVHTSQSVAKAAGDDVARGRSRGTGNPPPPSRLRRAMSVHWYAWVMVAPVVIVIGVIIGYPLVRGVYLSLTNANERNVARSIGVNELPATYEFVGVDNYVDALTGTQFLGTLGWTLVWTVSCVGITFCLGMGLANILNRRIAGRSAYRMALILPWAIPGFVSVFAWRFLYNEDRGLLNKVLGGAGIDGIPWLNDPTWAKFSVIAVNVWLGVPFMMVALLGGLQSIPSEQYEAAEMDGATAWQRFRHITLPGLRPVSTTVILLSTIWTFNMFPVIFLLTRGGPGEATQILVTQAYKFSFEISPRDFAQSSTWGVLILVLLMLFAMVYRRVLRTQGDNW
- a CDS encoding sugar ABC transporter permease, with amino-acid sequence MTTATATTPRHGTRKPRLRGDRSPAASVALHLTLIIASVIAVFPVLWVLLTSLKPAKFATTTDFFKETTFENYTNLIRDTEFLSWFGNSVIVAGLSTVIGVFVSATTGYAVSRFRFPGKRGLMWTLLITQMFPVAVLIVPIYNIMSSIGLLNQPAGLVITYLTISVPFCAWMMKGFFDTIPQEIDESGQVDGLTPFGTFWRLILPLAKPGLAVTAFYSFITAWGEVAYASAFMVGDENLTLAGGLQKFVNQYGAQWGPMTAASVLIAIPAALVFLFAQKHLVTGMSAGAVKG
- a CDS encoding glycoside hydrolase family 13 protein produces the protein MTQHLAAPSTGTSDDAPGHRTGWWQDAVIYQVYPRSFADGNGDGMGDLAGITARLPYLRDLGVDAVWLSPFYASPQADAGYDVADYRAIDPMFGTLLDADELIREAHDLGLRIIVDLVPNHSSDQHEWFKRALAEGPGSPLRERYHFRPGKGADGGLPPNDWESIFGGPAWTRTTDPDGTPGEWYLHLFAPEQPDFNWEHPAVADEFRSILRFWLDMGVDGFRVDVAHGLVKAEGLPDLGAHDQLKLLGNDVMPFFDQDGVHEIYRSWRIILDEYPGERIAVAEAWTPTVERTANYVRPDEMHQAFNFQYLSTAWNADELRTVIDTSLAAMRPVGAPATWVLSNHDVTRHATRFANPPGLGTQIRTAGDRELGLRRARAATLLMLALPGSAYVYQGEELGLPDVTDLPDEARQDPSFFRAEGQDGFRDGCRVPIPWTRGGSSYGFGDGGSWLPQPAGWGELSVEAQTGREGSTLELYRAAIALRREHPGLGAGTDVEWLAAPEGVLALGRPGFVCTVNTTGAPVRMAVPGTLLLAGAPVTVEGDTFELPADTTVWWTV
- a CDS encoding LacI family DNA-binding transcriptional regulator encodes the protein MVDGVTVPAPRTGPALRLSDIAGQAAVSEATVSRVLNGKPGVADTTRQRVLAALDILGYERPVRLRQRSAGLIGLVTPELTNPIFPAFAQSVEQVLAGHGYTPVLCTQLPGGATEDELVEQLVERGVGGIVFLSGLHADTSADPARYAALSDRGVPFVLINGYNERISAPFVSPDDTAAVRMAVGHLAELGHRRIGLAIGPQRYVPSRRKREGFVEAAVSVLGMSREEAELMVCSTLFGVEGGQVAAGALLDRGCTGIVCGSDLMALGVVRTARGRGLDVPRDVSVVGFDDSQLIAFTDPPLTTVRQPVQAMASAAVGALLEEIGGSPVQRTEYVFQPELVVRGSTAAARGA
- a CDS encoding DUF397 domain-containing protein, translated to MIHKPSAKGATELEWLRSSYSSSGDGNDCVEVATALGAVHVRDSKDLPGPRLGFTTTAWEAFVTYASES
- a CDS encoding helix-turn-helix transcriptional regulator, whose translation is MSVDEAGTDRGDHGADDHGWDVDPDDESGVAMVATVGRQIKAWREAAGMRAGEFGAAIGYGEDLVYKVEGGRRIPRPEFLDRADEVLGAGGKLAILKRELEEARYPKKVRDLAKLEAKAVELEAYHHHNINGLLQTEEHMRALFASWLPAYTQDEMDRVVAARSARRSMLDRVPLPSLSFVQEEVTLRRPVGGTMVLRRQLEHLLEVGRLPNVALQVMPTCREEHPGTGGLIEVLRFADGSAVGRSEGAFNGRPVSDPKQLRILGLRYGMIRAQALTPRESLAFIEQLLGET
- a CDS encoding ATP-binding protein, with translation MTQETTRTEHSTPTRRFTVLLSPTRRGARLARLLATAHLGDWGLPTEAAAHIVGELATNAVVHGRVPGRDFRVHLSVHHDALLRIEVTDTRGERLPPVPGAAPAADAETGRGLLIVGALADRWGVDVGPVPRKTVWAEIDLVR
- a CDS encoding alpha/beta fold hydrolase, with amino-acid sequence MRDAVVTPGGDRIRWVELPGQGPARVYVHGLGSTSPAYFAQAAAHPLLTGRRSLLVDLLGHGISDRPTDFDYRLEAHADALATALTHAGVTGAELVAHSMGGSVAVVLAARHPRLVSRLVLVDANLDPSTPVPGAPGSGGIAALSEADFLAGDWRQIRDLAGPHWWSTMRLTGLEALHRSAVHLTRGTTPTMRELLLELQIPRTYLFPQADGAPADHGSLTEAGVRVVPVPDCGHNIMLDNPEAFARETAAALSASGPRG
- a CDS encoding carbohydrate-binding module family 20 domain-containing protein; translation: MARRPLSASLALVTGAAVLVIPTGLGGAGTAQAAPPGEKDVTAVMFEWKFASVAKACTESLGPAGYGFVQVSPPQEHIQGSQWWTSYQPVSYRIAGRLGDRTAFANMVSTCHAAGVKVIADSVINHMSAGSGTGTGGSSYTKYDYPGTYSAGDMNDCQSQITNYGDRANVQNCELVGLADLDTGEEYVRGRIAGYLNDLLSLGVDGFRIDGAKHIPATDLANIKSRLSNPGVYWKHEAIYGAGEAVSPSEYLGSGDVQEFRYGRSLKQVFKNENLAGLKNFGEGWGFMESGRSAVFVDNHDTERGGDTLNYKDGADYTLASVFMLAYPYGSPDVHSGYEWSDKDAGPPNGGQVNACYSDGWKCQHAWTEIASMVGFRNATRGQAVSNWWDNGGDQIAFGRGTKGYVAINHEGSPLTRTFQSSLPAGDYCDVQSGKGVTVNGSGQFTATLGANTALALHAGARTCAGGGGTTPDPNPGTGQSGASFGVNATTVPGQNIYVTGDQAALGNWHPGSALKLDPATYPVWKLDVGLPAGTTFAYKYVRKDASGNVTWESGANRTATVPASGKATLTSDVWRG